A window of Chloracidobacterium sp. N contains these coding sequences:
- the rbfA gene encoding 30S ribosome-binding factor RbfA: MRRRASQPARPGNHRRERLCEAFRLEINEIVRFELDDERVDPVIVHHVALNAAGTAARVYVSSDGGRETNLAVTVRALNEATDFIRQALGQHLGLHRVPTLHFVLDKTLLSASRIEAILDEERSRLDAADALPAADAPSP; the protein is encoded by the coding sequence ATGCGACGCCGCGCAAGCCAGCCTGCGAGACCGGGGAACCACCGCCGCGAACGCCTGTGCGAAGCTTTCCGCCTGGAGATCAACGAGATCGTGCGCTTTGAGCTGGACGATGAGCGCGTAGACCCGGTGATCGTGCACCACGTCGCCCTCAATGCCGCCGGGACCGCCGCGCGCGTCTATGTCAGCAGTGACGGAGGCCGGGAGACAAACCTGGCGGTGACGGTGCGCGCCCTGAATGAGGCCACGGACTTCATCCGGCAGGCCCTGGGGCAGCACCTGGGTCTGCACCGGGTGCCGACCCTGCATTTCGTACTCGACAAAACCCTGCTTTCCGCTTCCCGGATTGAGGCCATTCTGGACGAGGAGCGTTCCCGTCTGGACGCCGCCGATGCCCTGCCCGCGGCCGATGCCCCCAGCCCCTGA
- a CDS encoding bifunctional oligoribonuclease/PAP phosphatase NrnA, which yields MLSQVVELIESKHRFLITGHARPDGDSTGSSLALYWGLRALHKDVVVVMRDPIPPAYQELPGAGEVQVRPAIDEPYDAAFVIECSDLDRPGLPGLEKQFIVNIDHHTTTALFGHINWIDATAAAVGEMMYNLCKALGVNINQPIAECVYAALLSDTGSFHYANTTERTFKIASELVRRGARPAHVARALYESHSFGKIKLLGSVLSTLQRDESGRVAWVTMTREMMEAADATEDDLEGIVNHPLSIRDVEAAVFFKEIHPGQFRISLRSKGNVDVSKIAERFGGGGHKYASGCTVIGTQDSVADRVLSSLQSALGTASRAAD from the coding sequence ATGCTCAGTCAGGTGGTCGAACTCATCGAGTCGAAGCACCGCTTTCTGATCACCGGTCATGCCCGTCCCGACGGTGACAGCACTGGTTCCTCACTGGCACTTTACTGGGGGCTACGCGCGCTGCACAAAGATGTCGTCGTGGTGATGCGCGACCCGATTCCACCGGCCTATCAGGAGTTACCCGGCGCAGGGGAAGTGCAGGTTCGCCCGGCGATTGACGAACCATACGACGCTGCATTTGTCATCGAATGCAGTGATCTGGACCGTCCGGGTCTGCCGGGGCTCGAAAAACAGTTCATCGTCAACATTGACCACCACACCACGACCGCACTGTTCGGGCATATCAACTGGATTGACGCCACGGCCGCCGCCGTGGGCGAAATGATGTACAACCTCTGCAAGGCCCTGGGCGTCAACATCAACCAACCGATTGCCGAGTGCGTCTATGCAGCACTGCTGTCGGACACCGGCTCGTTCCACTACGCCAACACCACCGAACGCACCTTCAAAATTGCCTCCGAGCTGGTACGGCGCGGGGCGCGTCCGGCGCATGTGGCCCGCGCGCTGTACGAGTCCCACTCGTTCGGCAAAATCAAACTGCTGGGCAGTGTCCTGTCAACGCTGCAACGGGACGAAAGCGGGCGGGTGGCCTGGGTGACGATGACCCGTGAGATGATGGAAGCCGCCGATGCCACCGAAGATGACCTCGAAGGCATTGTCAATCACCCGCTTTCCATCCGGGATGTCGAAGCCGCCGTGTTCTTCAAGGAAATTCATCCGGGACAGTTCCGCATCAGCCTGCGCTCCAAAGGCAACGTGGATGTGTCGAAAATTGCGGAACGTTTCGGCGGCGGCGGACACAAATATGCTTCCGGGTGCACTGTCATCGGCACCCAGGACAGCGTTGCGGACCGCGTTTTATCTTCGTTGCAGTCGGCGCTTGGGACGGCCTCCCGAGCCGCCGACTGA